One part of the Sarcophilus harrisii chromosome 5, mSarHar1.11, whole genome shotgun sequence genome encodes these proteins:
- the ARHGAP8 gene encoding rho GTPase-activating protein 8 gives MSGTDLEALAEIELRKDEEASVLGAPRMSLLPPPACEDSALGRDHPYYDVARHGILQLAGDDNSGRRVITFSCCRMPPSHELNHSRLLGYLKYTLDQYVENDYTIVYFHYGLTSRNKPSFSWLQSAYKEFGRKYKKNLKALYVVHPTNFIKILWGIFKPLISHKFGKKVTYCNYLSELRQHLKYDQLTIPPEVIRHDEKLQNMRLGRPPPSVKTPPPRPPLPTQQFGVSLKYIRDKNKGELIPPVMKETVTYLKDKGLRSEGLFRRSANVQTIKEIQRLYNQGKPVNFDDYNDIHVPAIILKTFLRELPQPLLTFEAYEQILGIINVESSLRVTRCKEIVRDLPEHNYAVLKYLMGFLHVVSRESIFNKMTGSNLACVFGLNLIWPSKGASSLDALVPLNLFTELMIDFYENIFSSRVVPCGTSTI, from the exons ATGTCGGGGACTGACTTGGAAGCATTAGCAGAGATTG AATTACGGAAAGACGAGGAAGCCTCCGTTTTAGGAGCACCAAGGATGTCGCTTTTGCCTCCCCCAGCCTGTGAAGACTCTGCCCTGGGCAGGGACCATCCCTACTATGATGTGGCCCGGCATGGGATCCTCCAGTTAGCAG GGGATGATAACTCAGGAAGACGAGTCATCACCTTCAGCTGCTGCCGAATGCCCCCCTCTCATGAGCTCAACCACAGCCGCCTTCTGGG ATACCTGAAGTACACCCTTGACCAGTATGTCGAGAACGACTACACCATCGTCTACTTCCACTATGGGCTGACGAGCCGCAACAAGCCGTCTTTCAGCTGGCTCCAAAGCGCCTACAAAGAATTTGGCCGGAA GTACAAGAAGAACTTGAAAGCCCTTTATGTTGTGCATCCTACCAACTTCATCAAGATCCTGTGGGGCATTTTCAAGCCCCTTATTAG cCACAAGTTTGGAAAAAAGGTGACATATTGCAACTACTTAAGTGAGCTAAGGCAGCATCTCAAGTATGACCAACTAACGATTCCTCCAGAGGTTATTCG ACACGACGAAAAGCTGCAGAACATGAGGCTAGGCCGCCCGCCGCCCTCAGTGAAGACGCCTCCCCCTCGCCCTCCGCTGCCCACCCAACAGTTTGGTGTCAGCCTGAAATA catcagagacaaaaataaaggtgAGCTCATCCCACCAGTCATGAAGGAGACTGTGACCTACCTGAAAGACAAAG GCCTCCGCTCCGAGGGCCTTTTCCGTCGATCAGCCAATGTTCAGACTATCAAAGAGATCCAGAGACTATACAACCAAG GAAAACCGGTGAATTTTGATGATTACAATGATATCCATGTCCCAGCCATCATCCTGAAGACATTCCTTCGAGAGCTGCCCCAGCCGCTGCTGACCTTCGAAGCCTATGAACAGATCCTGGGAATCATCA ATGTAGAGAGCAGCCTGCGGGTGACCCGCTGCAAAGAGATTGTCAGAGACCTTCCAGAGCACAATTATGCCGTTCTCAAATACCTCATGGGCTTCCTGCATGTG GTATCCCGGGAGAGCATCTTTAATAAAATGACGGGCTCCAACCTGGCTTGTGTCTTTGGTCTGAACTTAATCTGGCCATCCAAAGGAGCCTCATCCCTCGACGCCCTGGTGCCTCTTAACCTGTTCACAGAACTGATGATTGATTTCTATGAGAACATCTTCAGCTCTCGAGTGGTGCCTTGTGGGACCTCGACTATTTGA